Genomic window (Thermofilaceae archaeon):
TCGTTGAGCGCCGTGAGCACGAGCGAGGTCTTCCCCGTCCTCCTCAACCCCGAGACGACCACCATCGGCTCGCTCAAGAGCCCTGTCAGCCTCTCCAGCTCCCTCTCAAAGTCGAAGAGGTCCCTCCTGCTCGTCTTCGGGCGAGGGTCAAAGAGCACTTCCGCCCCGGAAGTTGCTTCCGGGGCGGAAGTTATAAGGGTTGCCGCCGGGCCCCCCTTGCAAGAAGATCGCGCGACTGCGCCGCGTAACTCAAGCTCTCCTCCAGATCCAGCCGGGCATCCGATAGGGCGAGCCTCACGTCCTCATCCGAGCGCGCAGCTCTAAGGCGGATTCTCGCAGCCTTCATCGATCGAGCTACGCTCTCGAGGTTGAAGGCCAGGTCGAGGAGCCGTGGCCTCTCCAAGCTGGTTGCGGTAGCAGCGGCTTGCAGCAGCCTCCGGGAGGCCTGCCTGAGGAGAGCTTCAGCCTCCTCGAGCGCCTTCTCCGGCTGGAATTCCAGCTGCTCCAGCAGCTTGCGTAAGGCCTCTTCCAGGTCGAATCCCTCCACAACCCCCTCTTTCCAATCAGTAGGAAAGGATAAGCTTTTCCGCACACCGGGCGCACAGAGTTGTGCGCCCGGAGCTGAACGAGCTCTGGTTCACGCTTGAGCCGCTGCCCGATAACGTTCGAGAGCTCCTTGAGAGAGGGGAGCTGTCGAGAGCGGAGGACGAGATCAGGAGGCTGCTCCCCAGCTGCGGTGGTGCGCGAAAGGTGAGGCTGGAGTTCGAGCTGGACCGCATCGCCAGGTGGAGGTTCGAGTTCCCCTACGGGCTGGAGGAGGGTTTTCGTGAGCTTCAGAAGACCATACCCGACTTGAGGTTTGAGGAGATGGGTGAGCTCCTCGCGAGAGGCTGCCTGGATCACGCGCTCTTGGACGGTGAGGTGAGGCTGCTGCGGAGGTTCGTGCCGAACGCCTTCTGGCTCTGCCCCGAGCTGAAGCAGCGCAGAAAGAGGGGTAGGGATGAGAGGGGGTGGGCGGCGAGGATCGCGCTGAAGGAGAGGGTGCAAAGGGTGGTTGAGGCGGCGCGCAGAACGGGGGGTGGCTACGTCCTCCCGCTCAAGTACAGGGTTCGCGCGGAGGTCGTGGTGAAGCCGGGCGCCGCTCCGGTGGGCAGCACGTTGAGAGTTTGGATCCCCCTACCCCGAGTTTCCGGTCTCCACCCGGAAGTTCGCGTCCTCAAGGCTGAGCCTCAACCGAAACGCATCGCGCCGGAGGAACACCCGCAGAGGACTGCCTACTTCGAGCTGGAACAGGGGAGAGAGGGGGCGCGCTGCTTCATCGAGTACGAGTTCGTAGCGAGGGGGTTCCACGTGGAAGTTGACCCGCGCGAAGCCTACCTGGACGAGGGGAGCGAGGTGTGCGAGGCGTACACGCGGGAGAGGCCGCCGCACATCGTCTTCACCCCCTACCTGAGGGAGCTGGCCAGCCGAATAGTCGGCGGCGAGGAGAACCCCTACTTAAAGGCGAGGAGAATCTGGGATTGGGTAACGGAGAACGTCCGGTACACGTACGCCAGGGATTACGCGCTGTACGACTGCATTGCCGAGTACGTAGCGAGGGAGAGGAGGGGCGACTGCGGTATGCAAGCGATCCTCTTCATAACGCTCTGCCGCATCGCAGGTGTACCGGCGAGGTGGGAGTCCGCGTGGTACATGAACCCGGTGAGCTGGGGGATGCACGATTGGGCCCAGTTCTACGTGGAGCCGTACGGGTGGCTCTACGCCGACCCCAGCTTCGGTGGTGCGAGGCACGGCGAGGAGTGGCGGAGGAGCTTCTACTTCGGCGGCATCGAGGGCTACAGGCTGGCCGCTAACATCGAGATCTCCCACCCCTTCGACCCTCCGAAGAAGCACTTCCGCTCCGACCCCGTCGATAGCCAGCGCGGTGAAGTTGAGTACGAGGAAGGAAACCTCTACTACGACAAGTGGGACTTCAAGCTGGAGGTGCTCGAGGTTGAGAGCCTCGAGGAGCCCGTGGACTAAAGCTCGATCTCGTGTAAGTCGACCCCCTTGAGCTCGCAGAACACCCTGAGCTCCTCCAGGTAGTCGCCCGCTACGGCGTGCAGGTGGTTCGCCCCCACGGTCTCAACCAGCCTCCTCACGCCCTCCGGCCTCGCGCGCACGACGATGTGCGGCCACGGTTCGATGCTCCTCTTGAGCTCCTCTCTAACGACTCGGACGCTCCTAGCTAGGGCTGCGACCATGTGGTATCTGCCTGCCACTCGGTAGAGCCTGGCTAGGGTCAGCGTTAGCTCGGGTGCGACGTACTGCGTCGCCGCGCCGCCAGCCTTCCCCTGCACTTGCGGAAGGAGGTGCACGCTCTTCAAGTTCTCCTCCGGGCTGCTCGATGCTTCAGCGAACCAGGTTGCCATGCCGCCG
Coding sequences:
- a CDS encoding transglutaminase-like domain-containing protein, which produces MRPELNELWFTLEPLPDNVRELLERGELSRAEDEIRRLLPSCGGARKVRLEFELDRIARWRFEFPYGLEEGFRELQKTIPDLRFEEMGELLARGCLDHALLDGEVRLLRRFVPNAFWLCPELKQRRKRGRDERGWAARIALKERVQRVVEAARRTGGGYVLPLKYRVRAEVVVKPGAAPVGSTLRVWIPLPRVSGLHPEVRVLKAEPQPKRIAPEEHPQRTAYFELEQGREGARCFIEYEFVARGFHVEVDPREAYLDEGSEVCEAYTRERPPHIVFTPYLRELASRIVGGEENPYLKARRIWDWVTENVRYTYARDYALYDCIAEYVARERRGDCGMQAILFITLCRIAGVPARWESAWYMNPVSWGMHDWAQFYVEPYGWLYADPSFGGARHGEEWRRSFYFGGIEGYRLAANIEISHPFDPPKKHFRSDPVDSQRGEVEYEEGNLYYDKWDFKLEVLEVESLEEPVD